The following DNA comes from Mycolicibacterium lutetiense.
ATTCGCCCGGATGGATGCCGTGCTGATCACCGCGGTCAACGGCACCGCAGCCGGCGCCGGGTTCAGTCTCGCCGTGGCCGGCGATCTGGTGCTGGCCGCCGAATCGGCCACTTTCACCATGGCCTACACGAAGGTGGGACTGAGCCCCGACGGCAGCGCGTCCTACCACCTGCCGCGACTGGTCGGCCTGCGTCGGGCACAGGAGCTCATCCTGACCAACCGCACGCTCTCAGCCGTCGAGGCTCAGGAATGGGGACTGGTCACCGAGGTGGTCGCCGGAGACGAGCTCGCTGCGCGGGCCACGAAACTGGCCGAGCAGGTGGCGGCAGGTTCCGGCGGATCCAACGGTGCGGTCAAGTCGCTGCTGGTGTCCTCGTTCAAGAACAGCCTCGAAGAGCAGATGGCCGCCGAAGCCCGGTTCATCGCCGAGCGGGCCAACTCCGCCGACGGCCGCGAAGGCGTCGACGCGTTCCTGGCCAAGCGCAAGCCCGAATTCGCCTGACGGGGTTGCGCTCGGCCAGAGAAATCAGTAGCTGTGCTCTTCGGCCGGGAACACCCCGGTCGCCACGTCGTGGGCGTACTGCGCTGCCGCACGGTGCAGTTCGCCGCCCACGTCACCGAAACGCTTGACGAACTTGGCCGTCTTGCCGCTGGTGAGCCCGGCCATGTCCTGCCAGACCAGTACCTGGGCATCGCAGCTGGGGCCGGCGCCGATTCCCACCGTGGGAATGGTCAGCTTGCCGGTGATCTGGGTGGCCAACTCGGCAGGCACCATCTCCAGTACCACCGCGATCGCACCGGCTTCCTGCACCGCGATCGCGTCGTGGATCGTCTGGTCGCCGGAGTCGCCACGGCCCTGCACGCGGAACCCGCCCAGCCCGTTGACGCTCTGCGGCGTAAAGCCGATGTGGGCCACCACCGGGATACCCGCGGCGGACAGCATCGCGATCTGATCGACCATCCGCTCACCGCCCTCGAGCTTGATCGCCTGCGCTCCGGTCTCTTTCATGAAACGGGTAGCGGTGGCCAGGGCCTGGGTGGGGCTGCTCTCGTAGCTGCCGAACGGTAGATCGGCGATCACCAGGGCGTGTGGGGCGCCCTTGACGACCGCACGGGCCAGCGGGATCAGCTCATCGATGGAGATCGGCACGGTGGTGTCGTAGCCGTAGACCACGTTTGCGGCCGAGTCGCCGACCAGCAATACCGGAATCTCGGCCTCGTCGAATACCCGCGCGCTGGAGTAGTCGTAGCAGGTGAGCATCGCCCACTTGTGACCTTCGGACTTCCACTTCTGCAGCGTGAGCGTGCGGACCTTGGTGCGCGGCTTGGCTGCGGCAGAATCGGAAGCGCCGTAAACAGACTGTTCAGACATCGTCGTCCCTTGTGTGGTCGGTTCGATCCTCGACGCCACATGTCGTGGTCCCCGGGTTCGGCTGACAATCGTCAGTCTGCCACTGCGGGTATCGAAGGCAAAAGCGACGTTCGAGTGGATTTCCTCACAGTTTGCCCGCGGAGCCCTAACATCAGCGGCATGCAACGGCTCAGCGGACTCGACGCCAGCTTCCTGTATCTCGAAACCGCCTCGCAGCCCATGCATGTGTGTTCCGTGCTGGAACTGGACACCTCGACGATGCCGGGTGGCTACACCTTCGACCGGATGCGCGACGCGCTCTCGTTGACCGTCAAGGCGATGCCGGAGTTCCGCGAAAAGCTGGCCGACAGTCGGTTCAATCTCGACCACCCGGTGCGGGTGGACGACAAGGACTTCGACGTCGACCGGCATCTGCATCGGATCGGCCTGCCGGCACCGGGCGGGCGCGCCGAACTGGCGGAGATCTGCGGGCACATCGCCTCACTGCCGCTGGACCGGACCAGGCCGCTGTGGGAGATGTGGGTCATCGAGAACGTGGCGGACACCGACGCCCGGGCCGGCGGCCGGCTGGCGCTGATGACCAAGGTGCACCATTCCGCCGTCGACGGGGTGACCGGCGCCAACCTGATGTCGAAGTTGTGCACCACCGAGCCCGACGCGCCGCCGCCCGATCCGGTAGACGGGGTGGGTGGCGCCACCGGTGCCGAGATCGCCATCGGCGGTGCACTGAAGTTCGCGGCCCGCCCACTCAAGTTCGCCAATATGCTGCCGGCCACGGCGACCACGGTGGTCGATACGGTGCGGCGTGCCTTCAGCGGGCAGTCGATGGCGGCTCCGTTCAATGCCCCGAAGACCGCGTTCAACACCAATATCACCGGACGGCGCAGCGTCGCATTCGCCCAGCTGGACCTCGAGGACATCAAAACCATCAAGAAGCATTTCGACGTCAAGGTCAACGATGTGGTGATGGCGCTGGTATCCGGCGTGCTGCGGACGTTCCTCGGCGACCGTGGCGAACTGCCCGAAAGTTCCCTGGTCGCGATGGTGCCGGTGTCCGTACACGACCGTTCCGACCGGCCCGGCCGCAACCAGGTGTCGGGCATGTTCTCCAAGCTGGATACCCATCTCGAGGATCCAGCCGAGCGGTTGCTCGCCATCTCGGCGTCGAATTCGGTTGCCAAGCAGCACAGTTCGGCGATCGGCGCGACGTTGCTGCAGGACTGGACACAGTTCGCGGCACCGGCGGTGTTCGGTGCGGCGATGCGCGTCTACGCGGCCAGTCGGCTGTCGGGGGCCAAACCCGTGCACAACCTCGTCATCTCCAACGTGCCGGGGCCGCAGGTACCGCTGTACCTGCTGGGCTGCGAGGTCAAGGCGATGTATCCGCTGGGCCCGATCTTCCACGGATCCGGGCTCAACATCACCGTCATGTCCCTGACCGGCAAACTGGACGTCGGCATCATGTCCTGCCCGGAATTGTTGCCTGACCTGTGGGATCTGGCCGACGCTTTCCCCGTCGCGCTCGACGAACTGCTCGCGGCTACCCGATAGTGCCGCGGCGCCTCGTGACCAGGCCCGGCCTGCGGCGATGTCACGTCATGGCAGCATGGTGAGCCATGAAGTTCAGGATGAGGTTCGGCGCGCTGCTCGCTGTGACGGCGGTGGCCGCGACGGGCTGCACCCAGGTGGTCGAAGGCCAGGCCAGGATCGCGGTCCCACGGCCCGGAACACCGGTGCAATGGCTGCCGTGCAACGCCGGCTCGGGCGACCAGGTGCAGATCCCCGACAACGCCGAATGCGGGATGCTGTCGGTGCCGGTCGACTACTCCAAGCCCGACGGCGAGATCGCCCGACTGGCGATGATCCGCTTCCCGGCCGCGGGCAAGAAGATCGGCTCGTTGGTGATCAACCCCGGCGGCCCCGGCGAATCCGGGGTGGAATCGGCGGTCGCCCTGTTGTCGGGCCTGCCGCAGCCGGTCAAGGATCGTTTCGACATCGTCGGGTTCGATCCGCGCGGTGTCGGATCCTCGATGCCGGCGGTGTGGTGCAACTCCGACGACGACAACGACCGGTTGCGGGCCGATCCGACGGTGGAATACACCCCGGAAGGCGTTGAGCACCTCGAGAACGAAACGAAGAAATTCGTCCAGCGCTGCGTCGACAAGATGGGCACCGAGTTCCTGGAGAACGTCGGCACCGAGAACGTCGCCAAGGATCTGGATGCGATCCGGGTCGCGGTCGGCGACGACAAGCTGACCTACCTGGGGTACTCCTACGGCACCCGCATCGGCGCGACCTACGCCGAGCAGTTTCCGGAGAAGGTGCGCGCGATGATCCTCGACGGTGCCGTGGACCCGAACGCGGATCCGGTGGAAGAAGACATCCGTCAGGCCGCGGCATTCCAGAAGGCCTTCGACAACTACGCCACCGACTGCGCCACCAAGAACCCCGACTGCCCACTGGGCACCGACCCGGCCAAGGCCGTCGAGGTCTACAAGAGCCTGGTCGACCCACTCGTGGAGCACCCGGCCAAGACCCGCGATGAGCGTGGGCTGGGCTACAGCGACGCCATCGTGGGCACCATCCTGCCGCTGTACTCGCCGAATCTGTGGCGGCACCTGACCGACGGCCTGACCGGGCTGAAGAACGGCAACGGCGATGTGATGTTGGCGCTGGCCGACCTTTACATGGGTCGAGATGCCAAGGGCCACTACAACAATTCGACCGACGTGCGGGTCGCGGTCAACTGCGTCGACAAGCCCGCCATCACCGACCGGGCCACCGTCGTCGACGAGGACCGGCGGGCCCGCGAGGTCGCTCCGTTCTTGAGCTACGGCGAGTTCACCGGAAACGCGCCGATGGGCACCTGCGCATTCTGGCCGGTGCCGCCCACCAGCAAGCCGCATGAGATCTCGGTGAAGGGACTCCCTCCGACATTGGTGGTCTCGACCACCAATGACCCGGCGACGCCCTATCAGGCGGGCGTCGACCTGGCCCGCCAACTCGGGGGCACGCTGGTGACTTTCGAGGGCACCCAGCACACCGTGGTGTTCCAGGGCAACAAGTGCATCGACGACATCGCCACCACATACCTCCTGGACGTGACCGTGCCGCCGCCCGGGACCCGCTGCTGACGATCCAGACGGTCAAGGTCACCGGACGGTCTCCGGCCGATCTCTGCTCGGACTCAGGCGCAGACCCGGCGGCGCCCGCCATGCGACTATGACTGCCGTGTGGTGGGCGGGCAGACGGGCAGCGAGAGCATTAGCGGTGACGCTGCTCAGTGCAACCGCCGTGGTGTACCCGGTCGCCGTACCGGTCGCGGGCGCCGCGCCGGAATCCGGGCCGGAGTGGGGAAGTTGCGCACAATGGGTGCAAGACCCGGCACGGATTCCGACGGCGCAGTGCGGCACCGTCGCGGTGCCCATCGATTGGAGCGGTGCCTGGAATCCGTCTGATCCCCAAGGGGCACAGGCGCAATTGGCCGTCATCCGGATTCCGGCCACCGGCAACCGGATCGGTGCCCTGTTCATCAACCCCGGTGGCCCCGGCGCCTCGGCGGTGGACACCGTCGCCAGTATGGGTGCGGCACTCGCCGGGTCTCCACTCACCGATCATTTCGACCTGGTCGGATTCGATCCGCGCGGCGTCGGACATTCCACCCCGCAGTTGCGCTGCCGCACCGACGCCGAGATCGACGCCTACCGCCGCGAGCCGATGACCGATTACAGCCCGGCCGGGGTCGCCCACATCGAAGACATCTACCGACAATTCGCCCAGCAGTGCCTGGACCGCATGGGTGCGCCGTTCCTGGCCAACGTCGGCACCGCGTCGGCGGTGCGGGACATGGACGCAGTGCGGGCCGCACTGGGGGAGGACCAGATCAACTATCTGGGCTTCTCCTACGGCACCGAACTGGGTGGCGCCTACGCCGAACAGTACGGCGAGCGGGTACGCACCATGGTGCTCGACGGGGCCATCAACCCCAGCCTGGACCCGATCACCAAGAACGTCCGCCAACTCGCCGGCTTCCAGAAGGCCTTCGACACCTACGCCGCAGACTGCGCGAAATCGGCCGACTGCCCGCTGGGCACCGATCCGGCCCAGTTCGTCGGCAGGTTCCAGCAACTGGTCGATCCATTGGCGACGACGCCGGCCTCCACCTCGGACCCGCGCGGACTCGGTTACGCCGACGCCATCACCGGAACCGGCAACGCCCTCTACTCGGCGCGGTACTGGCCCTACCTGACCAGCGGGCTACTCGGGTTGACGCGCGGCAACGACGCCGGTGACCTGCTGTTGCTCGCCGACGACTACTGGCGTCGCGACGAAACCGGGCAGTACCAGAACATGCAGGACGCGTTCACCGCGATCCGCTGCGTCGATATGCCGTTCCCCACCGACCCGGCAGTGTGGGCCGACGCCGATCAGCAGATCCGCGCTGTGGCGCCGTTCATGTCCTACGGCGAGTTCACCGGGTACGCGCCCCGCGACATCTGCGCACTGTGGCCGGTGCCCGCGACGTCGGCGCCGCATCCGATCACCGGGCCCGGACCCGGCAAGGTCGTGGTGGTGTCCACCACCGGCGACCCGGCCACGCCCTATCAGGCCGGGGTGGACCTGGCCCGGCAAATGGACGCGGCCCTGATCTCCTTCACCGGTACCCAACACACCGTGGTGTTCAACGGAGACGCCTGTGTCGACACCGCCGTGCTCGGTTTCTTCGTCAACCAAACCTCGCCGGGCAACCTCTCCTGCTAACTCCTTGCAGGGCTGTAACACAGATTTAACAGCCGATGCCTACGCTGCGCTCATGGACCGCCAGAAGGAATTCGTGCTGCGCACCCTGGAGGAACGCGATATCCGGTTCGTCCGGTTGTGGTTCACCGACGTGCTCGGCTACCTCAAGTCGGTAGCGATCGCGCCCGCCGAACTCGAAGGCGCCTTCGAGGAGGGCATCGGCTTCGACGGATCCTCGATCGAGGGCTTCGCCCGGGTCTCGGAATCCGACACCGTGGCCCGGCCCGATCCGTCCACCTTCCAGGTGCTGCCCTGGACCACCAGCGCCGGAAAGCACTACTCGGCGCGCATGTTCTGCGACATCACCATGCCCGACGGCTCACCATCGTGGGCCGACTCCCGGCATGTGCTGCGTCGCCAGTTGGCCAAGGCCAGCGACCTGGGCTTCAGCTGCTACGTGCACCCGGAGATCGAGTTCTTCCTGCTGCAGCCCGGCCCGGACGACGGTTCGGTGCCGGTGCCGGCGGACAACAGCGGCTATTTCGACCAGGCCGTGCACGATTCGGCCCCCAACTTCCGTCGCCACGCCATCGAGGCACTGGAGCAGATGGGCATCTCGGTGGAGTTCAGCCACCACGAGGGCGCGCCCGGCCAGCAGGAGATCGACCTGCGCTACGCCGACGCGCTGTCGATGGCCGACAACGTGATGACCTTCCGCTACCTGGTCAAGGAGGTCGCCCTGGCCGACGGGGTCCGCGCCTCGTTCATGCCCAAGCCGTTCGGTGAGCACCCCGGCTCGGCCATGCACACGCACATGAGCCTGTTCGAAGGCGACACCAACGCCTTCCACAGCCCCGACGATCCGCTGCAGCTGTCCGATGTGGCCAAGTCCTTCATTGCCGGCATCCTGGAGCACGCCAGCGAGATCAGCGCCGTCACCAACCAGTGGGTGAACTCCTACAAGCGTCTGGTGCACGGCGGTGAAGCGCCCACCGCGGCCTCGTGGGGCGCGGCCAACCGCTCGGCGCTGGTGC
Coding sequences within:
- the panB gene encoding 3-methyl-2-oxobutanoate hydroxymethyltransferase produces the protein MSEQSVYGASDSAAAKPRTKVRTLTLQKWKSEGHKWAMLTCYDYSSARVFDEAEIPVLLVGDSAANVVYGYDTTVPISIDELIPLARAVVKGAPHALVIADLPFGSYESSPTQALATATRFMKETGAQAIKLEGGERMVDQIAMLSAAGIPVVAHIGFTPQSVNGLGGFRVQGRGDSGDQTIHDAIAVQEAGAIAVVLEMVPAELATQITGKLTIPTVGIGAGPSCDAQVLVWQDMAGLTSGKTAKFVKRFGDVGGELHRAAAQYAHDVATGVFPAEEHSY
- a CDS encoding alpha/beta hydrolase translates to MKFRMRFGALLAVTAVAATGCTQVVEGQARIAVPRPGTPVQWLPCNAGSGDQVQIPDNAECGMLSVPVDYSKPDGEIARLAMIRFPAAGKKIGSLVINPGGPGESGVESAVALLSGLPQPVKDRFDIVGFDPRGVGSSMPAVWCNSDDDNDRLRADPTVEYTPEGVEHLENETKKFVQRCVDKMGTEFLENVGTENVAKDLDAIRVAVGDDKLTYLGYSYGTRIGATYAEQFPEKVRAMILDGAVDPNADPVEEDIRQAAAFQKAFDNYATDCATKNPDCPLGTDPAKAVEVYKSLVDPLVEHPAKTRDERGLGYSDAIVGTILPLYSPNLWRHLTDGLTGLKNGNGDVMLALADLYMGRDAKGHYNNSTDVRVAVNCVDKPAITDRATVVDEDRRAREVAPFLSYGEFTGNAPMGTCAFWPVPPTSKPHEISVKGLPPTLVVSTTNDPATPYQAGVDLARQLGGTLVTFEGTQHTVVFQGNKCIDDIATTYLLDVTVPPPGTRC
- the glnA gene encoding type I glutamate--ammonia ligase, with protein sequence MDRQKEFVLRTLEERDIRFVRLWFTDVLGYLKSVAIAPAELEGAFEEGIGFDGSSIEGFARVSESDTVARPDPSTFQVLPWTTSAGKHYSARMFCDITMPDGSPSWADSRHVLRRQLAKASDLGFSCYVHPEIEFFLLQPGPDDGSVPVPADNSGYFDQAVHDSAPNFRRHAIEALEQMGISVEFSHHEGAPGQQEIDLRYADALSMADNVMTFRYLVKEVALADGVRASFMPKPFGEHPGSAMHTHMSLFEGDTNAFHSPDDPLQLSDVAKSFIAGILEHASEISAVTNQWVNSYKRLVHGGEAPTAASWGAANRSALVRVPMYTPRKASSRRVEVRSPDSACNPYLTFAVLLAAGLRGVEKGYVLGPQAEDNVWSLTPEERRAMGYRELPTSLGNALEAMENSELVAEALGEHVFDYFLRNKRAEWENYRSHVTPYELKNYLSL
- a CDS encoding alpha/beta hydrolase — translated: MTAVWWAGRRAARALAVTLLSATAVVYPVAVPVAGAAPESGPEWGSCAQWVQDPARIPTAQCGTVAVPIDWSGAWNPSDPQGAQAQLAVIRIPATGNRIGALFINPGGPGASAVDTVASMGAALAGSPLTDHFDLVGFDPRGVGHSTPQLRCRTDAEIDAYRREPMTDYSPAGVAHIEDIYRQFAQQCLDRMGAPFLANVGTASAVRDMDAVRAALGEDQINYLGFSYGTELGGAYAEQYGERVRTMVLDGAINPSLDPITKNVRQLAGFQKAFDTYAADCAKSADCPLGTDPAQFVGRFQQLVDPLATTPASTSDPRGLGYADAITGTGNALYSARYWPYLTSGLLGLTRGNDAGDLLLLADDYWRRDETGQYQNMQDAFTAIRCVDMPFPTDPAVWADADQQIRAVAPFMSYGEFTGYAPRDICALWPVPATSAPHPITGPGPGKVVVVSTTGDPATPYQAGVDLARQMDAALISFTGTQHTVVFNGDACVDTAVLGFFVNQTSPGNLSC
- a CDS encoding enoyl-CoA hydratase/isomerase family protein; this translates as MTEPTYEAISFEQSGAVARITLNRPDAANGMNDTMTRELADAARRCDTPGTKAVVLTGAGRFFCAGGDLKSFSTAPDRGRFIKGVADDLHQAISSFARMDAVLITAVNGTAAGAGFSLAVAGDLVLAAESATFTMAYTKVGLSPDGSASYHLPRLVGLRRAQELILTNRTLSAVEAQEWGLVTEVVAGDELAARATKLAEQVAAGSGGSNGAVKSLLVSSFKNSLEEQMAAEARFIAERANSADGREGVDAFLAKRKPEFA
- a CDS encoding WS/DGAT/MGAT family O-acyltransferase, with protein sequence MQRLSGLDASFLYLETASQPMHVCSVLELDTSTMPGGYTFDRMRDALSLTVKAMPEFREKLADSRFNLDHPVRVDDKDFDVDRHLHRIGLPAPGGRAELAEICGHIASLPLDRTRPLWEMWVIENVADTDARAGGRLALMTKVHHSAVDGVTGANLMSKLCTTEPDAPPPDPVDGVGGATGAEIAIGGALKFAARPLKFANMLPATATTVVDTVRRAFSGQSMAAPFNAPKTAFNTNITGRRSVAFAQLDLEDIKTIKKHFDVKVNDVVMALVSGVLRTFLGDRGELPESSLVAMVPVSVHDRSDRPGRNQVSGMFSKLDTHLEDPAERLLAISASNSVAKQHSSAIGATLLQDWTQFAAPAVFGAAMRVYAASRLSGAKPVHNLVISNVPGPQVPLYLLGCEVKAMYPLGPIFHGSGLNITVMSLTGKLDVGIMSCPELLPDLWDLADAFPVALDELLAATR